In Paenibacillus sp. G2S3, a single window of DNA contains:
- a CDS encoding bacterial Ig-like domain-containing protein, with translation MRKQQRLLAMLVTFLLLVSSFPPFMYAEEVTDPYDGMINIHSEWPWAFSAFGGNTSPVKNPEPVAQDQTSVTMTTYGGKISSSDEGLSFYYKEIPVDANFELTAKATVTSFNSNSSVSTPNQKSFGLMLRDTIGINGDSSTITSNYVAVGALDQVMKGFYKKITQAKLTPFSGFNVPTAGEAYDLSIKKSGNTYLLSIDDQTEIVTLDDTFTDSIFAGLYVARDATVTFSEVNIKVESKTVSSLVADASAMTKTSYLVGESLDLTGLVVKAIFSDHSEAVLSSSDYIVTGFDSSKVGENTVTINYNGASAKIIVQIVPLTMTSLTVKYDPAKTIYYPGDTFDPEGLVLAANYNDGFLTKELTNDLYSLSINGQPVSDKAPYLFGQSGSYEVTITSTEAPAVTTNFNVEVKAATLSSIEIQNEPKQTVYYIGDSIKLEGLVLYAHYSDGTQIRLMKNEYTVSSLDTLTPGDKKITVTHKGLTAFFQVEVKNKKLVGIEVTRYPATTFFLNEDFDSNHLIVSKVYDNSDREVLSSYTLDTSQFDNKKAGVYEISIIPTDSSLKPITYSVTVREKVVPVWHSIQFGQSTSTANNQTILKEDGSVELIALEGGGKVTEDHDGITFYYTELDASEDNFILSADIQVLAFAKTPYDGQESFGMMARDAIGTPGNSSVFASNIAAIGAYSGGTRSDLGTQLFVRSGVEKSDGTGSKGIQTIMLKKERPAPNNTAPVVPYRLTLSKTNSGFKGQLNNGQESIIFTPDILKVQDSKMYVGFYAARLATINISNIQLTVTSAATDSPKVEPPSAPDTPSISILSLNKTSDPAYPMIVRPNVNGTVTLKQGSVIIAQDIEVEANKLLTIPATLANLGDTSFSITFLPDDTQYLTSYDKIVLNFTVTMNSYREDEDIYVSPTGTSAGDGTIDLPLDIDTAIDFVKAGQHIIVLDGRYVRKSPLQIKKYNDGKATAKKYLEAAPGARPVIDFDKKTEGVLLSGNYWHVKGLDITRSAGNTKGFTVGGNYNIVENSRFYANGDTGLQISRTDGTAQEIAGWPSYNLILNSTSFDNRDPSDNNADGFAAKLTAGVGNIFRGCLAHNNIDDGWDLYTKAGSGAIGPVLIENSAAFNNGFLTDGTIGAGDKNGFKLGGEGIHVTHTIRNSIAFGNGAYGFTSNSNPGVIAINNIGFNNARGNMSFTTYDHITADFKIDGFLSYRTNNIGKDQYPSSLATDNNFMYDGTISANKSGKQLSDSNFVSLIPVGTYMRDMEGNVIWGGFLKFIPFEEPEPSPTPSSTSSPSPTTSPTPTSSPSPTASPVPTTSPSPTSPSSSSSSSSSVEDSATTVLLLDGSVRVDIPISMDAGTASAILNESSFQRIITLAKPISTGNTTIRIQLSVDPSTDVKEYQITLPATAFHTGTSTLQLEINSSIATILLPDSIFPANMIDKVKTVTLLLRTVDTVGKIKAKLGESSLIEYALRLDGVKIPLNTLQSAIQIGLPHPAAVPATNNAFIVVWNIDANGNIQPILNGDYDAARKQAIFSTTASFGQYAAVYNHKTFRDISDSHWAKFVVEVLTSKGVINGVAETEFKPDQAITRADFALLLVRILGLTAVDGNGFSDVSPSDYFYEGLMTAQKSGIIRGQTDGRYQPHESISRQEMFVMVARALKAAGKLSSTPSSSTPLVDFTDHNQIAQYAVNDVAVLVAAGLIKGEAQQQLMPTTHSTRAEAAMLIYRILIQK, from the coding sequence TTGAGAAAACAACAACGTTTATTAGCCATGCTCGTAACCTTCCTACTCTTGGTTTCATCTTTTCCACCATTCATGTATGCAGAGGAGGTCACAGATCCTTACGATGGGATGATTAACATCCATAGTGAATGGCCTTGGGCATTTAGCGCCTTCGGGGGAAATACATCGCCCGTTAAGAACCCCGAGCCTGTTGCTCAGGATCAGACCTCGGTAACAATGACTACTTACGGCGGTAAAATCTCCAGCAGCGATGAAGGATTATCTTTTTACTACAAAGAGATTCCTGTTGACGCTAACTTCGAACTAACAGCAAAAGCTACAGTCACTTCATTTAATAGCAATAGCAGCGTTAGCACACCTAACCAGAAATCCTTCGGACTTATGCTAAGAGATACCATTGGCATAAACGGCGATTCTAGTACGATAACGTCTAATTACGTAGCGGTTGGTGCGTTAGATCAGGTGATGAAAGGTTTTTATAAAAAAATAACACAAGCAAAGCTCACTCCATTTAGCGGGTTCAACGTCCCTACTGCGGGTGAAGCCTATGATCTCAGCATAAAAAAATCGGGCAATACTTATCTTCTTAGTATTGATGACCAAACCGAAATTGTGACCCTGGACGATACGTTCACTGATTCGATCTTTGCAGGGCTTTACGTAGCTAGAGATGCAACCGTAACTTTTAGCGAGGTAAACATTAAGGTCGAGTCCAAAACGGTCTCCAGCTTAGTTGCTGATGCAAGTGCGATGACCAAAACCTCCTATCTGGTCGGTGAATCTCTTGATTTGACTGGACTGGTCGTTAAAGCTATTTTTTCTGATCATAGTGAAGCTGTTTTATCCTCTTCTGATTATATTGTTACTGGCTTTGATAGCAGTAAGGTTGGGGAAAATACAGTAACAATTAATTATAACGGTGCTTCCGCAAAAATAATTGTTCAAATCGTTCCGTTAACTATGACCTCATTAACCGTTAAGTATGATCCAGCAAAAACCATCTATTATCCAGGGGATACGTTTGATCCAGAGGGTCTTGTTCTTGCTGCCAATTATAATGATGGTTTCTTAACTAAAGAACTGACTAATGACCTCTACTCCCTCTCTATTAACGGACAACCGGTATCGGATAAAGCACCGTATCTGTTTGGACAGTCAGGCTCATATGAGGTAACCATTACTTCAACAGAGGCGCCTGCAGTCACCACTAATTTTAATGTGGAAGTGAAAGCTGCTACGTTATCCAGTATAGAAATTCAAAATGAGCCTAAACAAACGGTCTATTACATCGGTGATTCCATCAAACTAGAAGGGCTTGTCCTTTATGCTCATTATTCTGATGGAACTCAGATACGACTCATGAAAAATGAATATACCGTCTCTTCGCTCGACACCTTAACTCCGGGAGATAAAAAAATCACAGTAACTCATAAAGGATTAACCGCTTTTTTCCAAGTTGAGGTTAAAAATAAGAAGCTCGTTGGTATCGAAGTAACCCGCTATCCAGCAACGACTTTCTTTTTAAACGAAGATTTTGACAGCAACCATTTGATCGTCTCTAAAGTCTATGACAATTCGGATAGAGAAGTTCTAAGTAGCTACACCCTCGACACTTCTCAGTTCGATAACAAAAAGGCTGGAGTTTATGAAATCAGCATTATCCCTACGGATTCATCTCTTAAGCCGATTACGTATTCTGTCACAGTCAGGGAAAAGGTTGTGCCCGTATGGCACAGTATCCAATTCGGACAATCCACATCAACCGCTAATAACCAGACTATTCTAAAAGAAGATGGGTCAGTAGAGCTCATCGCGTTGGAAGGTGGCGGTAAGGTCACCGAAGACCATGATGGCATTACCTTCTACTACACCGAGCTTGATGCGTCAGAGGATAATTTCATTCTATCAGCTGATATCCAAGTGTTGGCTTTTGCAAAAACTCCATATGACGGTCAAGAATCATTCGGCATGATGGCACGTGACGCGATAGGTACACCCGGAAATTCTAGTGTATTCGCCTCAAATATTGCTGCCATTGGCGCCTACAGCGGAGGTACAAGAAGTGATCTCGGTACTCAGCTGTTTGTTCGATCCGGCGTTGAAAAGTCTGATGGCACCGGGAGTAAAGGAATTCAAACGATCATGCTCAAAAAAGAACGTCCCGCACCTAACAACACAGCCCCTGTAGTCCCTTACCGACTAACGCTTTCTAAGACGAATAGCGGTTTTAAGGGTCAGCTGAATAATGGTCAGGAATCTATAATCTTTACGCCAGATATCCTTAAGGTTCAAGATTCCAAGATGTATGTCGGCTTTTATGCAGCTCGTCTAGCTACGATCAATATCAGTAATATCCAGTTAACGGTGACTTCAGCGGCTACGGACTCACCCAAAGTGGAACCACCATCAGCGCCGGATACCCCTAGCATAAGTATATTATCCCTTAACAAGACATCAGATCCAGCGTATCCAATGATTGTGCGCCCAAATGTCAATGGAACAGTAACTTTGAAGCAAGGATCTGTGATCATCGCGCAGGATATCGAAGTTGAAGCCAACAAACTACTCACTATTCCAGCAACGCTTGCGAATTTAGGAGATACGAGCTTCAGTATTACTTTTTTACCAGACGATACTCAATATTTGACCTCATATGATAAGATCGTTCTTAACTTCACAGTCACAATGAATAGCTACCGTGAGGATGAAGATATTTATGTATCTCCAACCGGAACAAGTGCTGGTGATGGAACGATAGATCTCCCGCTTGATATCGACACCGCGATTGATTTCGTCAAGGCAGGTCAACACATTATCGTGCTTGATGGTCGTTATGTGCGGAAATCACCACTCCAAATTAAAAAGTACAATGACGGTAAAGCAACCGCAAAGAAATACTTGGAGGCTGCACCAGGTGCACGTCCGGTAATTGATTTTGACAAAAAAACAGAAGGTGTCCTTCTCAGCGGGAACTATTGGCATGTGAAGGGTCTAGATATCACCCGCTCGGCTGGGAATACCAAAGGTTTTACAGTTGGTGGTAACTATAACATCGTTGAAAATAGCCGTTTCTATGCGAATGGTGACACTGGCCTACAAATCAGCCGTACAGACGGAACGGCACAAGAAATAGCTGGATGGCCTTCTTACAACTTAATTCTGAACAGTACCTCCTTTGATAACCGCGATCCATCCGACAATAATGCCGATGGTTTCGCAGCGAAATTGACTGCTGGTGTTGGTAATATTTTTAGAGGCTGCCTAGCACATAACAATATCGACGATGGCTGGGACTTGTATACAAAGGCAGGTTCAGGTGCCATCGGCCCTGTATTGATTGAGAATAGTGCAGCCTTTAACAACGGATTCTTAACGGATGGAACCATAGGCGCTGGTGACAAGAACGGATTTAAGCTGGGTGGTGAAGGCATTCATGTCACTCATACCATCCGTAATTCTATCGCCTTCGGCAATGGTGCATATGGTTTTACAAGCAACAGTAATCCAGGCGTCATTGCCATCAACAACATCGGCTTCAACAATGCGCGCGGAAATATGAGCTTTACAACTTATGACCATATTACAGCAGACTTTAAGATCGACGGCTTCTTATCCTACCGGACGAACAACATCGGGAAAGACCAATATCCTTCCTCTTTGGCTACTGACAACAACTTTATGTATGACGGGACAATCTCAGCCAATAAGTCTGGTAAGCAGCTCTCGGATTCAAACTTTGTCAGCTTAATACCGGTAGGTACTTATATGCGGGATATGGAGGGTAATGTCATCTGGGGTGGCTTCCTGAAATTCATTCCTTTTGAGGAGCCGGAGCCAAGCCCAACACCAAGTTCCACTTCTTCACCTAGTCCTACCACTTCGCCGACTCCGACTTCTTCACCTAGTCCTACAGCTTCACCAGTTCCGACCACTTCACCAAGCCCGACTTCTCCATCGAGTTCAAGCAGTTCCAGCTCATCTGTTGAGGATTCAGCCACTACTGTACTCTTGTTAGACGGTAGTGTAAGGGTTGACATTCCTATTTCTATGGATGCAGGAACAGCAAGCGCAATATTGAATGAATCCTCCTTTCAGAGGATAATTACTCTAGCAAAGCCTATTTCAACTGGTAATACAACGATCCGAATTCAGCTCTCGGTTGATCCATCCACAGACGTAAAGGAATATCAAATAACACTCCCTGCTACTGCATTTCATACAGGAACTTCTACCTTACAGCTTGAGATCAATTCATCGATAGCTACCATCTTGTTGCCAGATAGTATTTTCCCGGCGAATATGATAGACAAAGTGAAGACCGTTACTTTGCTACTGAGAACGGTCGATACCGTAGGGAAAATAAAAGCGAAGCTAGGAGAAAGTTCTCTCATCGAATATGCGCTTCGCTTGGATGGAGTAAAGATTCCTTTGAACACTCTACAATCAGCTATACAGATTGGGCTTCCTCATCCAGCAGCAGTACCTGCAACGAACAATGCTTTTATTGTCGTGTGGAACATCGACGCTAACGGAAACATTCAACCAATATTAAATGGAGATTATGATGCAGCAAGGAAGCAAGCTATTTTCTCGACAACAGCTTCTTTCGGCCAGTATGCAGCTGTCTACAATCACAAAACATTTAGGGATATATCTGATTCACATTGGGCGAAATTCGTAGTAGAAGTGCTAACATCTAAAGGCGTCATTAACGGCGTAGCAGAAACAGAATTCAAACCTGATCAGGCGATTACTCGCGCAGATTTCGCACTTTTATTAGTTAGAATTTTGGGACTCACTGCAGTAGATGGGAACGGCTTCTCTGATGTGTCACCAAGTGATTACTTTTACGAGGGACTTATGACTGCTCAGAAATCAGGAATCATTAGGGGTCAAACCGATGGACGTTATCAACCGCATGAATCCATCTCTAGACAAGAGATGTTTGTTATGGTGGCTAGAGCACTGAAGGCAGCAGGAAAGTTGAGTTCTACTCCCTCATCATCTACACCACTAGTTGACTTTACTGACCATAACCAAATCGCTCAATATGCGGTAAATGATGTAGCGGTGCTGGTAGCAGCAGGTCTCATTAAAGGAGAGGCTCAGCAGCAGCTCATGCCAACTACCCATTCCACACGTGCCGAAGCAGCCATGCTGATTTACAGAATTCTTATACAAAAATAA
- a CDS encoding MerR family transcriptional regulator produces the protein MLSIGEFSKICEVSTKTLRYYDEIGLIHPDEINPENGYRYYSIKQLSNMLFINRLKSYHFSLEEIKDIMEWEQDQSEERLYTALNLKKREIQEKLRTYEYTLKQISSDVLNLEKGISMMSYLNKIEVQLVETKPMHILFTRQMLSSDDYALGYGKYFSKLYETIASEQLTLLGTPITIYHSQEYNPAGNDTEFALPIKEIVKGTRELREGLCAKSIYKGLYSELTSVYAKLTEWIENESYELVNSPYEKYLTDPTQTTDPEDLVTEVYFPVKKRS, from the coding sequence TTGCTATCCATAGGAGAATTCTCGAAGATATGCGAAGTGTCAACCAAAACACTGCGGTATTATGATGAAATTGGATTAATTCATCCCGATGAGATTAATCCTGAGAACGGTTATAGGTATTACTCTATCAAACAACTATCAAACATGCTCTTTATCAACCGTTTGAAATCTTATCATTTTTCGCTTGAAGAAATTAAGGACATTATGGAATGGGAACAGGATCAATCTGAAGAGAGACTTTATACAGCCCTAAATCTCAAAAAAAGAGAAATACAGGAAAAACTACGGACTTATGAATATACCCTAAAACAAATCAGTAGTGATGTATTGAATTTAGAGAAAGGAATATCTATGATGTCCTACCTAAATAAAATAGAAGTCCAACTTGTTGAAACCAAACCAATGCATATTCTTTTTACACGTCAAATGTTGAGCAGTGATGACTATGCGCTTGGATATGGAAAGTATTTTAGCAAACTATATGAAACAATTGCTTCTGAACAGCTGACCTTACTTGGCACGCCAATAACAATTTATCACAGCCAAGAATATAATCCTGCCGGGAATGATACAGAGTTTGCCCTACCTATTAAGGAGATCGTAAAGGGAACGAGAGAATTACGTGAAGGGCTATGTGCGAAGTCGATTTATAAAGGCCTTTATTCAGAATTAACATCAGTTTATGCGAAGCTCACAGAATGGATAGAAAATGAAAGCTATGAATTGGTGAACTCACCCTATGAAAAATATCTAACAGACCCCACACAAACTACTGATCCTGAGGATCTTGTTACTGAGGTGTATTTTCCTGTGAAGAAAAGATCGTAG
- a CDS encoding serine hydrolase → MNRNYWPTTDWQTSNPATLGMDAEQLPALEAKIKSDYSNVNGIVVVRNGSIAYEQYFNGYGPNDLHHVASVTKSILSALIGIAIDAGFIKHVDQKVLDFFPDYVPDDAAANLQKREITIRHLLTMTAPYAFEDWHEPLDQLCKSSDWVKYTLDSLGHQGNVGDFKYSTAGAHLLSAIITRCTGKSAREFANERLFKPIGMKEIPDYEMKSFGFEDLFGVHVKGWVEDPNHISTGGWGLTLNPRDMARFGYLYLNRGLWDNHQIISEIWIDASTTMNSNHYGYLWWLRNEDGVFAYSALGDGGNIICCIPEKDLVVAIASEFIMHPSDRWTLIKDCIIPGLI, encoded by the coding sequence ATGAATAGAAACTACTGGCCCACGACAGACTGGCAAACGTCAAATCCGGCTACCTTAGGAATGGATGCTGAACAGCTTCCAGCACTAGAAGCGAAGATTAAATCCGACTATAGCAACGTAAACGGAATTGTAGTAGTGAGAAATGGATCGATTGCCTATGAACAATACTTCAATGGCTATGGCCCGAATGATCTGCATCATGTGGCTTCTGTAACGAAAAGCATCTTATCCGCCCTCATCGGTATTGCCATAGATGCAGGATTTATCAAGCATGTTGATCAGAAGGTGTTGGATTTTTTCCCCGACTATGTTCCCGACGATGCTGCTGCCAATCTGCAAAAACGAGAAATCACTATACGCCATTTGCTCACCATGACAGCTCCCTATGCTTTCGAGGACTGGCACGAACCACTAGACCAACTGTGTAAATCGTCTGACTGGGTCAAATACACACTTGACAGCCTTGGCCACCAAGGGAACGTTGGAGATTTTAAATATTCCACCGCAGGGGCGCACTTGCTGTCAGCTATCATCACCCGTTGCACAGGAAAAAGTGCCCGTGAGTTTGCTAACGAGCGATTATTCAAACCTATCGGCATGAAGGAAATCCCGGATTATGAAATGAAATCATTTGGGTTTGAAGATTTGTTTGGGGTACATGTAAAGGGATGGGTTGAAGACCCCAACCATATCTCCACTGGTGGCTGGGGTCTTACATTAAATCCACGAGATATGGCACGTTTTGGATACCTATATCTGAATCGTGGTCTATGGGATAATCATCAGATCATTTCAGAGATTTGGATCGATGCATCAACAACGATGAATTCCAATCATTACGGTTATCTTTGGTGGCTACGCAATGAAGATGGAGTTTTTGCCTACTCAGCATTAGGTGATGGTGGTAATATCATTTGTTGTATTCCAGAGAAAGACCTTGTCGTAGCCATAGCATCGGAATTCATTATGCATCCTAGTGATCGGTGGACACTGATTAAAGATTGTATTATTCCTGGCCTTATTTAA
- a CDS encoding phytanoyl-CoA dioxygenase family protein — protein sequence MLVKVGSRELEMNGPHLTELRSSNDIIQDMGALRQRMEEDGYLLIRGFHDREQVLRARISILEKMDRNGKIDRDTLLEEGVMADGSRSIFMGGTNEDLPELLNVLNGEHVMRFFDEFLHEKSLTYQYKWLRAVGKGDFTGAHYDIVYMGRGTQHVYTVWSPLGDVSFEMGGLSVCLGSHRFEDLKQSYGTKDSDRDGIGHYTDDPLVITEKYGGKWATTEFQAGDVLIFGMYLLHCSLENTSNQYRISVDARYQSVNEKVDERWSGKKPRGHFK from the coding sequence ATGTTGGTCAAGGTAGGAAGTCGTGAATTAGAGATGAATGGTCCACATTTAACTGAATTGAGAAGTTCCAACGATATTATTCAGGATATGGGCGCGCTACGTCAGCGGATGGAGGAAGACGGGTATTTGCTGATTCGTGGGTTTCATGACCGGGAGCAGGTGCTGCGGGCAAGAATAAGTATTTTGGAGAAAATGGACCGAAACGGGAAGATAGATCGAGATACATTGCTTGAGGAAGGCGTTATGGCCGACGGCAGCAGAAGTATTTTTATGGGGGGGACAAATGAGGACTTACCAGAGTTGCTTAACGTATTAAACGGGGAGCATGTGATGCGCTTTTTCGATGAATTCCTTCATGAGAAATCTCTCACTTACCAATATAAATGGCTTAGAGCTGTTGGTAAGGGAGATTTCACAGGGGCTCACTATGACATTGTGTATATGGGAAGAGGAACACAACATGTTTACACAGTTTGGTCTCCTTTAGGAGATGTTTCGTTTGAGATGGGCGGTCTTTCCGTTTGCCTCGGATCGCACCGATTTGAAGATTTAAAACAATCCTACGGAACGAAGGATTCGGACCGGGACGGCATTGGACATTATACAGATGATCCGCTTGTCATCACTGAAAAATATGGAGGCAAGTGGGCGACAACGGAATTTCAAGCGGGAGATGTGCTTATTTTCGGCATGTATTTGCTCCATTGTTCGCTCGAGAATACGTCGAACCAGTATCGAATCAGCGTAGATGCGAGATACCAATCGGTAAATGAAAAGGTAGACGAAAGATGGAGCGGTAAAAAGCCGCGAGGTCACTTTAAATAA
- a CDS encoding helix-turn-helix domain-containing protein gives MNIPYGLEEQPAIPPCNFTSIWKVQANDTYQVSKGEGFQAPGLFITYKGTGTLTQLTNQYELHAHSYFFVQEAIPSHYSCQNDEWNFYFIDFSSLDMAHFLQLPVSEVVPTGKMTEAIQLCERIIDNLIVQPTGYAYSANIMLQEILLLFAREQSLTDTFRHTELNKILIYMHKNIDKPFRVDELVKQSGLSRTSFFTRFRSVTGLSPSHYMLRLKLESAKASLDTTTLSVKEIASTLHFYDEFHFSKWFKKSYGLSPTSYRRLNNSRQEG, from the coding sequence ATGAACATCCCATATGGTTTAGAAGAACAGCCAGCTATTCCACCCTGTAATTTCACCTCGATCTGGAAAGTGCAAGCAAACGACACCTATCAGGTCAGCAAAGGAGAGGGGTTCCAAGCACCCGGCTTGTTTATCACCTATAAAGGTACAGGAACCTTAACTCAATTAACAAACCAATATGAACTACATGCCCATTCATATTTTTTCGTTCAGGAAGCTATTCCGTCTCACTATAGCTGTCAAAATGATGAATGGAATTTCTACTTTATTGACTTTAGTAGCTTGGACATGGCTCACTTTCTCCAGCTTCCGGTCAGTGAAGTTGTTCCAACAGGGAAAATGACTGAAGCTATTCAACTTTGTGAGCGGATAATCGACAATCTGATCGTACAGCCGACTGGTTACGCTTATTCTGCAAATATAATGCTACAAGAAATACTGCTCCTTTTCGCCAGAGAACAATCTTTAACCGATACATTCCGTCATACGGAGTTAAACAAGATCCTTATCTACATGCATAAAAATATTGACAAGCCCTTCCGTGTCGATGAGCTGGTGAAACAAAGCGGTTTATCCCGCACGTCCTTCTTTACCCGCTTTCGTTCCGTCACTGGGCTGTCGCCAAGCCATTATATGTTAAGGCTTAAGCTTGAGTCCGCCAAAGCCTCTCTCGATACGACAACTTTGTCGGTGAAGGAAATCGCGTCTACCCTGCATTTTTATGATGAGTTCCACTTTTCAAAATGGTTTAAAAAGAGCTACGGTTTATCTCCAACATCATATCGCCGCCTTAACAATTCAAGACAAGAAGGCTAA
- a CDS encoding DUF817 domain-containing protein codes for MKSIIQLLHFGYHQAMSCIFPVAIFGTLAITSVIDIPLFCRYDAILLILLGVQYFMYRSGLETLDEIKVICIFHVIGLCLELYKVWMGSWAYPEPGFTKMFGVPLYSGFMYASVASFMCQVWRRLRMDMTDWPGLIPSALLGGAIYLNFFTHHFIPDFRWWLTALVFIVFRKTRIIYRVRTTTYRMHLSVAFLLVGFFIWLAENIATFFGAWKYPDQEQTWQLVSFSKISSWFLLVIISVIIVAQLKYVKANRTQ; via the coding sequence TTGAAATCAATCATTCAACTACTGCACTTTGGCTATCATCAGGCGATGAGCTGTATATTTCCTGTGGCGATCTTTGGAACTTTAGCAATCACGAGCGTAATCGATATCCCTTTATTTTGTCGTTATGATGCCATTCTACTAATACTGCTTGGTGTGCAATACTTTATGTACCGCAGTGGTTTAGAAACACTTGATGAAATCAAAGTTATCTGTATATTTCACGTTATTGGTCTGTGCCTAGAATTATATAAAGTTTGGATGGGTTCATGGGCATATCCTGAGCCTGGATTTACGAAGATGTTCGGTGTCCCACTGTATAGTGGTTTTATGTATGCGAGTGTAGCCAGCTTTATGTGTCAGGTATGGCGGAGATTGCGAATGGACATGACAGATTGGCCTGGGTTAATACCTTCGGCGTTGCTTGGAGGAGCTATCTATTTAAACTTTTTCACTCATCATTTTATTCCAGATTTTCGTTGGTGGCTGACGGCGCTAGTATTTATCGTCTTCCGGAAAACACGAATTATATATCGGGTAAGAACTACAACTTATCGGATGCATCTATCGGTTGCTTTTCTCCTTGTAGGTTTTTTCATCTGGTTAGCGGAGAATATCGCGACTTTCTTTGGAGCTTGGAAATACCCAGATCAAGAGCAAACCTGGCAGCTGGTTAGTTTCAGTAAGATCAGCTCATGGTTCCTGCTAGTAATCATTAGCGTCATCATCGTGGCGCAGCTTAAATATGTAAAAGCTAATCGAACACAATGA